Proteins found in one Drosophila innubila isolate TH190305 chromosome X, UK_Dinn_1.0, whole genome shotgun sequence genomic segment:
- the LOC117784110 gene encoding cytochrome P450 18a1 — protein sequence MLTDSYLIKFMLRQLQVEQQDAQHLLMVFLSFLTLISLMQWLLRNYRELRKLPPGPWGFPVIGYLLFMGNEKHTRFMELAKRYGSLFSTRLGSQLTVVMSDYKMIRECFRREEFTGRPDTPFMQTLNGYGIINSTGKLWKDQRRFLHDKLRQFGMTYMGNGKQQMQKRIMTEVHEFIGHLHASDGQPIDLSPVISLAVSNVICSLMMSTRFTIDDPKFRRFNFLIEEGMRLFGEIHTVDYIPTLQCFPSISTAKNKIAQNRAEMQKFYQDVIDEHKRSFDPNNIRDLVDYYLCEIEKAKAEGTDAELFDGKNHEEQLVQVIIDLFSAGMETIKTTLQWINVFMLRNPKEMRRVQDELDQVVGRHRLPTIEDLQYLPITESTILESMRRSSIVPLATTHSPTRDVELNGYTIPAGSHVIPLINSVHMDPNLWEKPEEFRPARFIDTEGKVRKPEYFIPFGVGRRMCLGDVLARMELFLFFSSFMHCFDIAIPEGQPLPSLKGNVGATITPESFKVCLKRRPLAPTATEPQQVRNVGSN from the exons ATGTTGACCGACTCGTATCTGATAAAGTTTATGCTGCGACAGCTTCAGGTGGAGCAGCAGGATGCCCAGCATCTGTTGATGGTCTTTCTCAGCTTCCTCACGCTGATCAGTCTGATGCAATGGCTGCTGCGCAATTATCGGGAGCTTCGTAAGCTGCCACCGGGTCCCTGGGGATTCCCGGTCATTGGCTATCTTCTTTTCATGGGCAACGAGAAGCACACTCGCTTCATGGAGCTGGCCAAGCGATACGGTTCCCTGTTCTCCACACGCCTGGGCAGCCAACTGACGGTCGTCATGAGTGACTACAAAATGATACGCGAATGCTTTCGCCGCGAGGAATTCACTGGTCGTCCGGATACGCCCTTTATGCAGACTCTAAATGGATACG GCATCATCAATAGCACCGGCAAACTGTGGAAGGATCAGCGACGCTTTCTGCACGACAAACTGCGACAATTTGGTATGACCTACATGGGCAACGGAAAGCAACAGATGCAAAAGCGCATTATG ACGGAGGTTCACGAATTCATTGGCCATTTGCATGCGAGTGATGGTCAGCCAATTGATTTATCACCGGTCATCTCGTTGGCGGTTAGCAATGTCATCTGCAGCCTGATGATGTCGACACGCTTCACTATCGATGATCCCAAATTCAGACGCTTCAACTTCCTCATCGAGGAGGGCATGCGTCTCTTTGGCGAGATCCACACCGTTGACTACATACCGACGCTGCAGTGTTTCCCCAGCATATCGACGGCCAAGAACAAGATTGCACAGAATCGGGCTGAGATGCAAAAGTTCTATCAGGATGTCATCGATGAGCACAAGCGCAGCTTTGATCCCAACAATATCCGAGATCTTGTCGACTATTATCTGTGTGAGATCGAGAAGGCCAAGGCCGAGGGCACAGATGCGGAGCTTTTCGATGGCAAAAATCATG AGGAACAGCTGGTGCAGGTGATCATCGATCTATTCTCAGCGGGCATGGAGACAATAAAGACAACGCTGCAGTGGATCAATGTGTTTATGCTGCGCAATCCCAAGGAGATGCGACGAGTGCAAGATGAGCTCGATCAGGTTGTTGGTCGCCATCGATTGCCCACAATTGAGGATCTGCAATATTTGCCCATCACTGAATCAACAATACTCGAATCTATGCGACGATCCAGCATTGTGCCATTGGCCACCACACACTCGCCTACAAG AGATGTCGAACTGAATGGCTACACAATTCCGGCTGGCTCACATGTTATTCCGCTAATCAATAGCGTACACATGGATCCCAATCTGTGGGAAAAGCCCGAGGAGTTTCGTCCCGCCCGCTTCATCGATACGGAGGGCAAGGTGCGCAAGCCTGAGTACTTTATACCCTTCGGTGTGGGTCGACGCATGTGCCTCGGCGATGTATTGGCGCGCATGGAGCTCTTCTTGTTCTTCTCATCGTTCATGCACTGTTTCGACATTGCGATACCTGAGGGTCAACCCCTGCCAAGTCTCAAGGGCAATGTTGGCGCAACCATAACGCCCGAGTCCTTCAAGGTCTGCCTCAAGCGTCGTCCACTGGCACCCACTGCCACAGAGCCGCAGCAGGTGCGCAATGTGGGCTCCAACTGA